The nucleotide window CATTTATACAAATGTCACGGTGAGTATTTCAGAttgcatatttaaaaaattgaaaaaaaaataaaagacggGCATTTTAAATCGATATTGTTGGCCAAAAACTGGGGGACGCCGAGAATGACACGGTGACGCCACGAGCGAAGAGTTGGATGGAAActtcattttgaatttattgaatagaaaaatcaaatcaaatttcGCGGAGACATTTTGGCAagacaattttttgttaatttttttttttgttttttttttttcctttatgttTGTGTATGATCGGCATTGGAGCGGATGGACATAATCGTGAAAAAAATCGCCCTGTATATGGTCATATAACGCATGCAATTTACATGATTTTCGGAAAACAATGGTatttagaaaacaaacagAATCACTgcaactttttgttgtttacttGCGAAGACATCAAACTGTTCAAGAGtttaaaaacaagacaaagaaaaaagaactaaaCAAACAAGTTGATTCTATTTTCCGAGAAAATGTGTTGTCATACTGTTAGTCGCATATGTTATGATGAACAAAGAACGCGCACAGAACgagaattttaaagaaaaaggagcGACATCGAGGCCCAAATGATTCCCGCAATTCATTTCTATCTTCGGGCCTCGTGTTGTAATTTTTGTTAGTGATCATGGGATGGGAAAAAGcgagctctttttttttttttattattattattactttatttGTTTGGGGTAAAtgttttgtaaattttttgttttcttttgttttttgtttttttttttactgtacatttttcaatttgatttctcCCTTGTCGCCTCCACTGCTGCTGGTTCCTCCTCCGATCTGTCCCATTAATTTAAATCGTCCGATGCGCTCGTTGTGTTCGGGCGTCCTGCGCAATTTAATTCCATTCAAAGCAAGGCATAAAATTGCGGTTTTTAAGAATAAATCACAAGAGCATAGGGTAGTAggtaaaagaataaataaaacttgTTTCCCATACGCTAtcgccttttgttttgtttcaaacgTTTGAAAAAGTGATGCGTAGGATGAATGTGAAAATGCTGGGTTCGGTTAACTTTGTTTTTCCgggttttttggggggggattTCTAACAGGAAATGATGAGGGAAGATTCAAGGAAAAGTTTGAAATATTTACACATCGTCATAGTCGTCTTCGTCTTCGTAATCAATGGAGTCGggtgtggttgttgtcgtAGTCGGCGGCCCAGCTGGGCGGTTGGTGCTGCTCACTCCGTAAGACTGAAATCATCATCAAAAGACGTAGATTCATTAAAAGCCCATTCATTtactaattaaaaaaaaagggaaatcaaGGACCCCTCTTATTAATAATAGAGTGCACTGCAGCTAACTGAAATGTTCGCCAGCTGTCGCAACTATGTCCGTTTCCAAggctttttatttgattagtTCAGACTTTTGATGCCGCAACATCCTCATCAACCATACGTGTAATTAACCCACTACTCTGCCCAAAATTGAGGTTCTTCATGATGCTCTATGTCTACAAATTAATCTGATTTTGTCTATCAAGACAGAGACGGTGATTACTCACTGGTATGTTTCCTGGTCTCCATCCGCATCCGGGAACGGGGAAGCCGTCCGAACCTAACGGGCATGGCGCATCCAATCCTGGGGAACCCTGTTCACCCCGCGGTCCTCTTTCGCCCTTCTTGCCTTTCTTTCCCATCATTCCCTACAAAGTAAGACGACACATGGTTAATATACACGTAGTTGACAGGCTAAAAATGTGTACAAAGTTTGATTGATTGGTATTGCTTACCAGGTCACCTTTAGTtcctttttctcccttttcaccctaAAATGAAAAGTTAAAGGAGATGTATTAAAATGTGATCGATGTGATGTGACTTTGAATTAGATCGAAGCGTCATGCGTGGCAGCCAGTGCCACTATTTTCAACAGaaccaaaaagagaaaagccaAGGCAACTATGGAGGCTGCGTTTTTCGGTCAAACGAAAAATGaatgagtggactaccttgatTCCAGGTATTCCGTCCGTCCCCTGTGTCAAACAACACACCAGCAATCCAAACAAGGATCATCAAAATGGtgagagttttttttttttttaatttttagtcaGAAAAATTAGTTGGGGttaaaccaaataaaaaaaaagggactacGAAATGAAACCATGCAAACAAATGTGTTAAATTATTGATTTAGAAACCGAGTCAAAGTTTAAAAAGTATTAACCTAAACGATCTATGAAACATCCAAACTTGTTCGTATATTTAAATGATTTACCGGTAGGCCAGGTTCGCCTCGTTCTCCTTTTCTGCCCGGCTCTCCTCGACCGCCTTTGATTCCGTCCAAACCGTTTGGTCCCTGTTTTCATTCGATGATAAACAAAGTGGGAAGAAATGAACATGTGAGACACGCATTAGACTTCAATTAAACGTGGCATGCCGAACTGATAAAGTAAATTGCCTAAACCAAAGATCTAGTCGCTAAATCAACCGTGGATCGGGAAAGCTATGGCGGTGTTATTGGGGTAAATGCGTGTACACATATAACTATCAAcgcttttcaaaaaataaccGGGTAGATGTTAGTGTTGTGCCCATGAAGATTTTGGGCGTGCTTCGATTTTCTCTCTCGTCCGTCTTACCATTGGGCCCATTTTGCCTGTATCACCTGCTCGTCCTGGCTCTCCGCGTAATCCCATTGGtccctaaatgaataaaagacgattgattcatttttttttttgttttttcaagttgAATTTTATGGAATTATTACCGGAAGACCAATTGGCCCAGAGTCGCCCTTTTCACCTCTTTCGCCCTGTTTGAAAGCAATTAATTAAGAACGTGATATGATGCGAGGAATAACAGGGAACATACCGCTTCGCCTTTAGTGCCATCATTGCCTCTGTCTCCTTTAATTCCAGGTGGACCTTGTAGTCCAGAAGGTCCTAATAGTAATTAAATAGTTTAGCAATTGAAAATCGTTCAAACTCGGACTATAGAAATTTCACATACCTGGTGGTCCTGGAGGTCCTGGAGCTCCCATGACCTATTCGATCCAATATAAAACAAAGGTTGTGGTTTAATACGGGTTATTTACGTGGCATAATGAATTGGATGTTGTTGACTTACAACTTCAGTGAGGACTCCATCGATTGCGCCGTCACCTTGCTGAAAGTAAAGGAAACGTGGTCGTTATAAATAGAGAAACATTGTGAAGCTGCTGTCATGTTAAAAGGATGGACAAGAAAAATGAGGGAAAGTTAAATTCAAAGCGACTAAAGTACAAGTTAGACCTTCGTTATACGACCGTGGAACAAGGCCAGATGAAATTTAATTATCCACAGCATTCAAAACGAGTTTAGACAGAAATGCCCTTCAAAAGTGGACCAtcacgaaacaaaacaaagtgaCGTGCACTGCTATATAAAACATTCAAGCTTACTGCAAAACAGGTATCTTGCCAGAACCGTATATAATACAATTAAACCAAAAAGCAGGAGTCTAAACAGTtttggtataacagcgtatcgacttttatgttttttttttgttttaaatgcaCAAAAGGTTTCAACAGGTAAAATTGTGAGTGGCATTTACAGATCgtaaaaaatgtgaaatttACCTGTCTTCTCCtgagttttttgtatttctgtGCGTTGGGTTTTTTGGTCCATCATAGAGAAGTGGAAGAGAGCACCGCAGACCAAAAGACAAACGTGTTGGGTTGTTTTGAATGAGGAAATGAAaacggaaagagaaaaaacaaaacaaacaataaaacgaATGAGAAGAATTTGTGATTTTCAATCAACGATCACGAAAGTGGCATGGACATAGCACTATACATGCGCTTTCAATCAATACGCTAATCCAAGCCTCTATCCGACGTTATTTCTCATCTAAAATGTCAGTAGATTGACACAACTATCGAATGCGAAAGGAGCCTGGCCAATTCCTTTGGGTTGCGTCTGCGAATGGcaggtgaaaaaaaagaattggtgATGCAAGAAGAAAATCCTATAAGGTGCCAACGCTTTGTgatgatatatatatatatacgaaaCTGGCAGACACATGTCAGAAAACTACTTTTCGAAACACCTGAGCAAGAAGAggagaaacaacaaaattcaTCGAAAAAACTTGGCATTTGGTTATAAAGAGAGGAAATTGGGTTGGAGGAATGATTGGAAATTAGCATTGGCATAGTGACTTACTCGTTTGAAAAGACCTTGTCTGCCAATCGACTGTCGTTGGTGAGAGACAcacaaaattcaaagaaaagaaaaccgaAGAGAATCTCAAATGATTAcggtttctttctttttggcctTTAAGGAACATATTTAATGCTATACGTTGCTATTCCCCCAAAAAACCCTGACGACGGCGCACTATATTTGAAGAAAAGCAATGATGGCGCATCTTTGTGGCTGGCGAGCCATATATGCGGATGAACGTTGTTTTATATAGCACATGATAAGAAACACGTATAGAAAGACTTAAGAATTTGGGGTCAAACATTACCGATTCTCCTTTGTCGCCTTTTTCTCCCCTGACGCCAGGATAGCCCTATTttcagagaaagaaagagaaaacagTTAAATAGAATCGTCGCGACCTCACCGCATGAATTTTTTGAGTTGCGATAACGAAAATTGAAAGAagagggggagaaaaaaaataaaataaaaaagaggtGTAACATAAGGGACGACAAGAAACAAACCGAAGGGGAGGATATTTTTCGACTACTTACAGGTGGTCCAGGTAAACCAGGGGGTCCCATCAATCCTGGGGGACCAATATCACCGTACTCGCCTTTCTCGCCTTTAGGCCCCATGAGTCCCTGTTGCATTAAGCCATGGAACATcataatgaaagaaaacaaaaatggtgtGTGGATCAATGTTTCGCCTTTCGCTTCATCATGTTAAGTTGGCGATTGGATTCTTTTATTAACACGTACCGGTAAACCTGGCGGTCCCTGAGCTCCCACCTCGCCATCGTTGCCGTCGGCACCTGGTGGGCCACGCAATCCGCTTTCACCTTGCACaccttaaataaaaaaagaaagaaaacgttttatttttcaaattcgGAATATTTCGgcggttttcttttttgattcaCAAGTTTCTAGAAACTAGTGCGTTTTCTGTTTGGTAGATGGCGTTACCTGGTAGACCCATGTCTCCTTTCTCCCCCTTTTCACCGCGATAACCGCGTTCGCCGACCTCGCCCTTGGGTCCGGGCAGTCCGGGAGCTCCGCGTTCAGCAGCTTCGCCTgactctcccttttttttttaaatgtaaagaaataaattcacgttttagaaaattttgttAACAGCTGTCAACACGGTGACCGCAACAATCACGAAGCCTTTTCTGCTCTCAAACCGCAAGCCACAAGCATGGTAATATAAAACGGGAGAGAAAAGCGACcaaacaaattcttttttcattaTCGTGAATCATGCGGATGGCCAAGACGAGGAAAGTGTCGAATGACATATGAAATAAAGCTTTAACGTGCTGTGTAGATGCAGCTGGGAATATGTTTGTTCAAaaatagagagaaaagagaggcTTGGTTCGCGTTGAATGAATAGCTTGTTACTTACTCCAACCTATGGAAGGATGTTATGTTACAACTCCTGCAACAGCAGAGCTGTTTTGGATGGGGTTGGGCTAATACAACATTGTGTGTACACAGcatttgaagaagaagaaaaaaaaaaaactcaagtgGTAAACGAGAAAAACCAGTTATTTTGATCTGTGAATAATAAGCAGCCAAATGTGTGCCCGGAAGGAAATAGTAAAAAATAGGGGATATAACATGACACTGTTGAACGCAGTACAATTACGACACCGACCAAATAAATACGAGATAAGACACCGATCTCTAATGTGAGCTAAAACAGTAATAGTAATACGCATATGTAAATGTGTAACACAATCCGCCATAGCCCCCTTTTCCGTCCATACAGAACACGATCCATACAAGTCATGTAGGGTTAACAATCTTTCGCATTTTGTTAAACGACACCGAAAGCCGTTATATATGTCTACTTGTATGTTAGACACTAAAGGGTTTGAAaagaatattttaaaaaatagacgATACATTGATACAAGGCTTAGATTATGCATAAACTGGAGGGACGTGTAAAACGATCCTCGCtagatgtgtttttttttttttttaatcttaaaTTCTTCAAACTACCAAATGAAGAGACAAAATGGAAACTTACGCGTTTGCCTCGTTTGCCGCGAGCACCTTTTTCTCCGTCACGGCCAGGTGGACCAATTGCTCCCGCTTCTCCCTTTTCACCGGGCACACCTATTTATTGGAATGGGAATCATATGAATAGATaagattattttatttttttcaaagtcatTGACGTACCTGGAGCTCCTGGTGGTCCTGAAGTTGATGAAAAACGTGATTTTTTTGGATGGTAAATTTTGGATTGCTCATTCTTTGAATTGTTTCATTATATTCTAGAGAGTATATAAATGTACCTGGTGGGCCTTCGATGATTCCGCCGGGGAAATTCTTTCCATCTACATTCACGATCGGTCCACGTTCACCTTTTTCTCCCTGTCAGTAACACGGACCCACtcaattatctttttttttttttttttctctcgttgcAAACAGCAATTTTTGAACGTAACTCTCAATATATTATGCGAGATGAGTTGTGaatggacttttttttttgttctttttgatTAACGATTCCGACTATGTTTATTACTGGATTTAttaggtatatatatatatatatacatacctTAGGGCCAGATGAGCCAATCATTCCTGGAGCTCCGGGGAGTCCGGGAGCTCCTGGGGATCCAGGGAATCCTGGCTGTCCGGCATCTCCTGGCTGTCCAATTTCTCCTGGGGGTCCTGAACGACCATCGATACCGGGCAAGCCTGTCGGtccttttcaaaaacaatagATCGATATTTTATAGAAACATTATAGCGATCCATTATTGGCATCGTTTTGCCAAAGGTTCATAGATTGAatttctcaaaaaaaaaagacaggcAAATTGAAGTTAATTTACCTGGAGGACCGGGCGGTCCAGGGGGTCCAGGATCTCCTGGTTCACCCTATAAATAATACCGCGTGAAAGgcgtacaaaaaaaaaattaatgattAGAATCAATCAATCAAGAAAGGGtttgatggaagaaaaaaaaaaggtttaacaaaaaaaaagcagtttCAGTAAAAGTAAAAAGCAATCAAAATCTTGTCTACTAGTCAAGGCCACCATTTGATAGTTGGCcggttcaaaacaaaagaagaagaaaaaaaaaataaaaataaaacaacataAAGGGTTGGTTTGGCTGTAGCCCATTCTTATCCAGGAATCCTGCTTCTCATTAACCGTACAGGAGGACAATAGATATATAGTTTGATTAAACAACCCAAATTGCCTATTTTACCATTTTATTAAGTCTTTTGCCCAGTTGAAAAATgttagaaaagagaaagaccCCTCATAACCTGATCTACTAGTCATATTAGTGATATAAACAAGAGCGAGaataagagaaagaaagagaacatTAAGGAATCGATTCTCGTCAGTCGACCTTGTGTACCTTGAGCATCAGTATCGATTCCGGATCAATGTTGAAACCCAAGCCTTTTAGACCCTGTAggtgaatgaaaaaaaaacaaaaaaacaagggcAGGTGAAAGGGCGTGCATTTCTACTGCTGTCATACATGTAACTATATTAGGTATAATTTGAATGAGAAACGCCGCCAAATTTCGCTGGGGATTTATAACTGCAAAAGAAGACAAAGGCCAATGATTGGTGATATGAAAATGTTCGACAGCTACTCGAGAAATTGCATATCAAAATGTAAGAGAAAGTGACCTCGACTGCAATATAGCCGCAAACATTAATTTTATATTcattctttaattttttttttttttttttactggagGGTTCTTGTTCTTTCTAGGATCTTTTATCTTTGAAATCAGAGaggtatttttctttgtttgtttttatttctttttgtttcggtCAGCGTGCAGGTGCAATTCGAATtgcaatgaaaaaagaaaccgaaCCCCAAGacttgaaacaccaaattTGGAAGGTTTTCGAGTTTTTTTGCGTTGATGTTGCACTCGAGATGATCTCCCACCATAGCCAATGTCTACATTCAGACGGTTCAAATCAATTGTGCATTAAAATCCCATGCCCTCAAGCCAAGAAAGCGGTTAACTCAAAGGCCAGGTGATACAGCAAAAGGTGAGAAACAAAAGATTGTAAACAAGCAAACAAAACTAACAAAGTCGTGCGATCATGAGGATGAATTCATTAGTTTTCACCTTGACCATGTAAACGGTGCCATAGCCGAACAGTTCGGTTTGCGTCGTGATGGCAGATCGCTTGATGTTCTGCTGCGCATCCCAAAATGAATGGTACAAGCGTCCCAGCACCAGAGTCGATTCAAAGATTCAAAGCGacatgcaattttttttaaaaagaagacgaaagaaATGGAGGCATAGAGTTATAGCGTTAGCCaatgcaattgaaaaaaaaagacgttaAACTCCAAGAAGAATAAATTCTTCTAAGTGAATTATGCAACGAGGAGCGTCACGAATTTTAGAATGGAAAGTAAGATGACGCAGCTTCACTTTGGCGTACGCTTtacacacagagaaaaaacGCATCATAATCTAAATGAGAAAACATTGTTAACACAGTCAAAACCAAACAAAGCGGGGCTTTCCAACTATTTAGAGGCTTTGATCCACTGACGATGCATATAAGACAACATTCCTGTTGTCGGATATGAATCCAGCTGATTACAAAGAACCCGGGGTGTGTTAATAGCGTCTGTGCGCCTTGGGCCAGTGATTAAAACGTTCGTCATcatcattaatttttttttttttgtttttgtgtttagTAGAAATAAATACACCGAAGAGAGGATAACAATTgtagtccttttttttcacgtgTTAGTCGTCTACCAGCATAAATACCTTGGATGTGGAGAGAAGATCGTAACCGCTGTTGCCCGTTTCGCCTTTGTTGCCCTTCTCGCCGGGACGGCCCTACAATAATTCAAGACACAAATAACAGTgatatagaaaataaaaaaaaaaaaaacatgaggGCAATCAGAGATAATATCTAAAGTATTTGCATTGTTATTGCTCTATCTAAAATGAAAAGGAGGGAAAAGAGAACTAAACTAAACGGTGGGTCTTAATGacaagaatttgttttttattgtcccaATGTTATCCCCCAGGTAAGTTGAAAAATCCCGGTTAAGGAATGGGTTTAAATGGATAGAGAAAGCTCGACAGATTTAGGCTGATTTTATCAGACAAAAATTATTGAtcgtatttaatttttttaatatcttaattttatttttaaagcaaaGGAATGCGAACGGAGGGAACTGATGAGCGCGCAGAAGCGTTTAGGAAACTTACCGGTTCGCCTTTCGGCCCATCTAACCCAATAGGGCCCTGCAATagccgtaaaaaaaaaaagataatttttagtattaagaaaaaaaaaaatccatgttaaaaaaaaagcttgattaaagaaaatgaagttaACGCTACAAAAAGTTCGTGTTACGTTATGTCGACTCAATACAAGATGTACCAGAAAATACCAGAAAGTTCAAACACCAATGATTTATGAACTAAAAGCTGATGAAAGACACGTGTGTTGAAGCTAAGCAAAATTCTATAAAGACAAGAAATCACATAGAAGATACGTCCGACAAATTGATGATGTCAAGGCAGTATACCACCAGGTGAAAACTCAAtgtctattttgttttaattatttgtCTAAACATTTCTTGTTAATCTAAAACAGAAATTCATTAGTGCTGATTTCAGCGTTGCACACAGTCCCGAAACACGAGAAAAAaacctatatatatatatatatatatacgttcATGGCTCGTGTGTTACTCCCGCATGTTTGGACGCAAGGAAAAATCATCAACCGTTCGAGCCGCTCAGCTCTCTAGTTTATTTTGGATCAACCAAAATAAtcatacagaaaaaaaaaaaaagaaaaatcatcaCAGCTGACGGGCTTTTGACGTCAGGGTCGAGCCCCTCACCAGTGAATGTGAtgtaataaaatgaaatataaGGGAGGAAAAAGATCACGAACCGACCGCGTCTATATAACCATGGCAGCTAATATCGAAAAACGTTGCGCATTAGGGTAGAAAGAGAGGCAAAAGACGTAGAACGATGGATGGGAAAAGTTTGTGTTACCCCCTGGACCCATCGGCCATGGCATAGAGTAAGtgaaaggtgaaaaaaaacaaaaaacagctcGCTAGAGGAAGACCGTACCCACTTGAGACGTGTTAGTATATTGATTTGACTTAACAAGGAAGACGTTGGGAAAAGAACTAATAGTCGGAAATCATGAAAACTAGagaagatttttttcttgagaaggggggaaaagaaaatataaaataacaaaaaaaaaaagcacatccACCAACCGGAAAACCCGGGTAGCCTCGTGCGCCAGTCAGTCcctgtaaaaagaaacataacaaaaaaaaaagggatgtcCGCTGTGTTGAAAATATCGAGAAAAAATTGATGGAAAttcgcttttcttttaaagaacCCCGTTATtaaaaataactaaatttttaaatttaattcctCTCTAGAGGAAACAATCAAATATTCACAAACGCAATTTTGCATGTCTGGGGTATGTGTACAAGTGACGTCACACAACACCTGAGAATGTCGACTATTTTTCACAAAGAATTTGTCAAGAACAAATGCGTGCCTTCCAAAAACGTCACAAAATGCCACACAAATTTCAAAGATAAATcagcaaaccaaaaaaaaaaaaaaatgtttgactTACAGGAAATCCGTTTTTGCCGATTGGTCCGGGCGGGCCCTGCACGTAAAACCAAACACAAAagtgttacattttttttatttttttaacacatcaaagaaaaatactttaggggggaaagaaaagaacttTGACACGTCATGGCCGGGCAAAATGAAACGACTAGATTAGCATCAGTTGAAACCGAGCCGTCACAAACCAAAGAaggaagaggggggggggttgaaAAATCTTCCCTGAAGCCCCGTCAATAAatcaggaaaaagaaaaaaaaaacgagttgtTCGGCAACGCCGATATCCATCTAGGATCTACGTGTCAGTGAACAGATGCTAGATCCCCAATTCCTTCTTCAGCAGgggaataaacaaaaacaaatcagatCAGTTGAGCCCGTCATCAACATTATAAATATCAAGATGTGTCTTGTGTTATATAGCCAATAACATTACTCTTCAAAGGTCGTGGAGTACAGATATAGaaagtatttttaaaatttcgtttCTTATGTTTTTCTTACCGCAACTCCGGGTTCTCCTGCGTCACCCTTCTGACCGCGTTTGCCTCTCTTGCCCGGCGGGCCAGCTGGACCTGAAtgttcgaaaaagaaaatcaaaaattggCATGAGGGCGATagaaaaatgatttgaatAGTTGAACACGTGTGATGCAATTCGTGTGTTTAAGTAAACGGACAGGAAGAAGGAGGGAGgacaaggaaagaaagaacagCCCCCACGAAACATttggtttcatttttgatGTTGTGTTCTCATTCCCCACtgcccttttgttttgttttttcaatgcCGCTCATCATGCAATTCAAACTGCctttcatcatcatcgtcaaaACGCATGGAACGCATGAAAAAGAGAGGGTGGAGGACGAAACTTATTCATCAACAGGATCTTTGCATGGTCGGCTTTACAGCAGGTTTTTCCTACAGGTGAAATGATGGACAAGGATGATGAATGTGTCGGCTGCAATGATGGGCAGACGCACATAACCAGAGGCATAGGAACAGTGTGACTattacaggaaaaaaaaccaaacaagagagagaaagaaaaatgatgaaGACACGCAATCGCATCATCGGTGTGTGACTTGTTGTAATGGCCGTGATGAGGGGCTCCCCCGCTCACGTAATAGTCCCTCGTCGGTGTTTATTACAACTCCTTTCAAAAGGTCAGGTGAGATCCATCAGGAAACTGTATGAAAACGCACCtgtcgctttttttttcttcttcttcaaaaagCTGTGCGTATGCGTTTATAAACTCATTCTCAGTTAGGACTTTATTTGTCGGCCAACAGCacagaaataaagaaaaaaggcggTAACGGTTAAAACGGATAGCCCATCCGATCGGAACTTTAACCATCAAAAGCCCTGTTGGGGGTAGTCAGTAAGTGAGACGTTTCATCGACGAAGACGAAAAGCCCCCattattaacatttttttcattattattaataGTCATTTGACATGGATGATCCGAGTGTTAGTGATGGAACAACAAGCTCCTTGTACGTGTGCCTATTAGTCCCTACCTGATCGTGTAGAAGAACGGAATGCCTTGTGTTAAATCATTCgaatttttcctttgaaaagCAAATCGAATAGATGATCGATATAGCTTAAAATGTGATTGAGATTACAGTCCTAGTGTGGTCGAAGGAAGGAGGACAATCCGAAGTT belongs to Daphnia magna isolate NIES linkage group LG1, ASM2063170v1.1, whole genome shotgun sequence and includes:
- the LOC116928664 gene encoding collagen alpha chain CG42342 isoform X13, with translation MTDHDPTGRSDEKKPSTLLTSSDCYCGVGNSLPSGQLDSKNHLVWRRYCALALVLSALSVLLCAVTWSQNASAHRRLLLVEQRLKTSLTIDDPQLDAKLQALLDSKLMLLPASADAGSGSSQARSRIARQVASTPAECLCPPGPAGPPGKRGKRGQKGDAGEPGVAGPPGPIGKNGFPGPIGLDGPKGEPGRPGEKGNKGETGNSGYDLLSTSKGLKGLGFNIDPESILMLKGEPGDPGPPGPPGPPGPTGLPGIDGRSGPPGEIGQPGDAGQPGFPGSPGAPGLPGAPGMIGSSGPKGEKGERGPIVNVDGKNFPGGIIEGPPGPPGAPGVPGEKGEAGAIGPPGRDGEKGARGKRGKRGESGEAAERGAPGLPGPKGEVGERGYRGEKGEKGDMGLPGVQGESGLRGPPGADGNDGEVGAQGPPGLPGLMGPKGEKGEYGDIGPPGLMGPPGLPGPPGYPGVRGEKGDKGESSIGRQGLFKRKYKKLRRRQQGDGAIDGVLTEVVMGAPGPPGPPGPSGLQGPPGIKGDRGNDGTKGEAGERGEKGDSGPIGLPGPMGLRGEPGRAGDTGKMGPMGPNGLDGIKGGRGEPGRKGERGEPGLPGTDGIPGIKGEKGEKGTKGDLGMMGKKGKKGERGPRGEQGSPGLDAPCPLGSDGFPVPGCGWRPGNIPSYGVSSTNRPAGPPTTTTTTPDSIDYEDEDDYDDVTPEHNERIGRFKLMGQIGGGTSSSGGDKGEIKLKNVQ
- the LOC116928664 gene encoding collagen alpha chain CG42342 isoform X18, with translation MTDHDPTGRSDEKKPSTLLTSSDCYCGVGNSLPSGQLDSKNHLVWRRYCALALVLSALSVLLCAVTWSQNASAHRRLLLVEQRLKTSLTIDDPQLDAKLQALLDSKLMLLPASADAGSGSSQARSRIARQVASTPAECLCPPGPAGPPGKRGKRGQKGDAGEPGVAGPPGPIGKNGFPGPIGLDGPKGEPGRPGEKGNKGETGNSGYDLLSTSKGEPGDPGPPGPPGPPGPTGLPGIDGRSGPPGEIGQPGDAGQPGFPGSPGAPGLPGAPGMIGSSGPKGEKGERGPIVNVDGKNFPGGIIEGPPGPPGAPGVPGEKGEAGAIGPPGRDGEKGARGKRGKRGESGEAAERGAPGLPGPKGEVGERGYRGEKGEKGDMGLPGVQGESGLRGPPGADGNDGEVGAQGPPGLPGLMGPKGEKGEYGDIGPPGLMGPPGLPGPPGYPGVRGEKGDKGESSIGRQGLFKRKYKKLRRRQQGDGAIDGVLTEVVMGAPGPPGPPGPSGLQGPPGIKGDRGNDGTKGEAGERGEKGDSGPIGLPGPMGLRGEPGRAGDTGKMGPMGPNGLDGIKGGRGEPGRKGERGEPGLPGTDGIPGIKGEKGEKGTKGDLGMMGKKGKKGERGPRGEQGSPGLDAPCPLGSDGFPVPGCGWRPGNIPSYGVSSTNRPAGPPTTTTTTPDSIDYEDEDDYDDVTPEHNERIGRFKLMGQIGGGTSSSGGDKGEIKLKNVQ
- the LOC116928664 gene encoding collagen alpha chain CG42342 isoform X4 codes for the protein MTDHDPTGRSDEKKPSTLLTSSDCYCGVGNSLPSGQLDSKNHLVWRRYCALALVLSALSVLLCAVTWSQNASAHRRLLLVEQRLKTSLTIDDPQLDAKLQALLDSKLMLLPASADAGSGSSQARSRIARQVASTPAECLCPPGPAGPPGKRGKRGQKGDAGEPGVAGPPGPIGKNGFPGLTGARGYPGFPGPIGLDGPKGEPGRPGEKGNKGETGNSGYDLLSTSKQNIKRSAITTQTELFGYGTVYMVKGLKGLGFNIDPESILMLKGEPGDPGPPGPPGPPGPTGLPGIDGRSGPPGEIGQPGDAGQPGFPGSPGAPGLPGAPGMIGSSGPKGEKGERGPIVNVDGKNFPGGIIEGPPGPPGAPGVPGEKGEAGAIGPPGRDGEKGARGKRGKRGESGEAAERGAPGLPGPKGEVGERGYRGEKGEKGDMGLPGVQGESGLRGPPGADGNDGEVGAQGPPGLPGLMGPKGEKGEYGDIGPPGLMGPPGLPGPPGYPGVRGEKGDKGESSIGRQGLFKRQGDGAIDGVLTEVVMGAPGPPGPPGPSGLQGPPGIKGDRGNDGTKGEAGERGEKGDSGPIGLPGPMGLRGEPGRAGDTGKMGPMGPNGLDGIKGGRGEPGRKGERGEPGLPGTDGIPGIKGEKGEKGTKGDLGMMGKKGKKGERGPRGEQGSPGLDAPCPLGSDGFPVPGCGWRPGNIPSYGVSSTNRPAGPPTTTTTTPDSIDYEDEDDYDDVTPEHNERIGRFKLMGQIGGGTSSSGGDKGEIKLKNVQ
- the LOC116928664 gene encoding collagen alpha chain CG42342 isoform X14, producing the protein MTDHDPTGRSDEKKPSTLLTSSDCYCGVGNSLPSGQLDSKNHLVWRRYCALALVLSALSVLLCAVTWSQNASAHRRLLLVEQRLKTSLTIDDPQLDAKLQALLDSKLMLLPASADAGSGSSQARSRIARQVASTPAECLCPPGPAGPPGKRGKRGQKGDAGEPGVAGPPGPIGKNGFPGLTGARGYPGFPGRPGEKGNKGETGNSGYDLLSTSKGLKGLGFNIDPESILMLKGEPGDPGPPGPPGPPGPTGLPGIDGRSGPPGEIGQPGDAGQPGFPGSPGAPGLPGAPGMIGSSGPKGEKGERGPIVNVDGKNFPGGIIEGPPGPPGAPGVPGEKGEAGAIGPPGRDGEKGARGKRGKRGESGEAAERGAPGLPGPKGEVGERGYRGEKGEKGDMGLPGVQGESGLRGPPGADGNDGEVGAQGPPGLPGLMGPKGEKGEYGDIGPPGLMGPPGLPGPPGYPGVRGEKGDKGESSIGRQGLFKRKYKKLRRRQQGDGAIDGVLTEVVMGAPGPPGPPGPSGLQGPPGIKGDRGNDGTKGEAGERGEKGDSGPIGLPGPMGLRGEPGRAGDTGKMGPMGPNGLDGIKGGRGEPGRKGERGEPGLPGTDGIPGIKGEKGEKGTKGDLGMMGKKGKKGERGPRGEQGSPGLDAPCPLGSDGFPVPGCGWRPGNIPSYGVSSTNRPAGPPTTTTTTPDSIDYEDEDDYDDVTPEHNERIGRFKLMGQIGGGTSSSGGDKGEIKLKNVQ